A portion of the Lathamus discolor isolate bLatDis1 chromosome 5, bLatDis1.hap1, whole genome shotgun sequence genome contains these proteins:
- the CCN6 gene encoding cellular communication network factor 6 → MCRNMRWLLFPTIFIIPCTQQFFHSPPVKPGEKPSETSETHQRKEVCHWPCRCPPVPTCTPGISLVKDGCGCCKICAKQSGETCNEADVCDPHKGLYCNYSEDKPRYETGVCAYLIAVGCELNGVYYLNGQTFQPNPLYKCLCISGAIGCTPVFIPRLAASPCSRVTGRKKPGQPICGPGQHKQLQAANYRLMSAYRNLPLVLKKKCLVQATPWTPCSRTCGIGISSRVTNENSKCEMKKEERLCFIQPCLTNTLKTIKIPKGKTCQPTFQLPTAEKLVFSGCSTTQSYKLTFCGVCLDKRCCIPNKSKMITVQFECPNEGFFRWKMMWITSCVCQRICSAPGDIFSELKLV, encoded by the exons TTTTTCCACAGCCCACCAGTGAAGCCTGGAGAGAAACCTTCAGAAACCAGTGAAACCCATCAGCGCAAGGAGGTTTGTCACTGGCCGTGCAGATGCCCTCCGGTGCCAACCTGCACCCCTGGAATAAGCTTGGTGAAGGACGGTTGTGGCTGCTGTAAGATCTGCGCCAAGCAGTCAGGAGAGACCTGCAATGAAGCAGATGTCTGTGATCCCCACAAAGGCCTCTACTGCAACTACTCAGAAGACAAGCCTAGGTATGAAACAGGCGTGTGTGCAT ATCTGATAGCTGTGGGATGTGAGCTCAATGGAGTTTATTATCTTAACGGCCAGACCTTCCAACCTAACCCACTTTATAAGTGCCTATGCATCAGTGGTGCAATTGGATGTACACCTGTATTCATACCAAGATTAGCAGCAAGTCCCTGCAGCAGGGTCACGGGCAGAAAGAAGCCTGGACAACCCATCTGTGGCCCAGGACAGCACAAGCAGCTTCAAGCAGCAAACTACAGACTGATGTCAG CTTACAGAAACTTACCATTAGTGTTGAAGAAGAAGTGCCTGGTGCAGGCAACTCCCTGGACACCGTGTTCCAGGACCTGTGGCATAGGCATATCCAGCAGAGTCACCAACGAAAACAGCAAgtgtgaaatgaaaaaagaggagaGGTTATGCTTCATCCAGCCTTGTCTGACCAATACATTGAAGACAATAAAG ATTCCAAAAGGGAAAACATGTCAACCAACATTCCAGCTTCCTACAGCAGAGAAATTAGTTTTCTCTGGATGCTCAACTACTCAAAGCTACAAACTAACTTTCTGTGGGGTGTGCTTGGATAAGCGGTGCTGCATACCTAATAAGTCCAAAATGATCACTGTACAGTTTGAGTGTCCCAACGAAGGCTTCTTTAGGTGGAAGATGATGTGGATAACATCATGCGTATGCCAGAGGATTTGCAGTGCTCCAGGAGATATATTTTCTGAACTGAAACTTGTATGA